From the genome of Mycoplasma crocodyli MP145:
TTAAGTAATCCTCAAAATCAAGAGATACAGAATGAAAAGCTTCAATAAATCTTATTACACCAATAAATTCTGTTTCGAAATTCTCTTTATAGTTGAAATTTGATGAATCAGAATATCTAAATAGTTTTTTAAGAAATGAATTAGCAAGTGAAAAATTATTAAGTTGTTCTATCAGTTCTCATATTTTATATAGTGAATCATAAACATTTGACTTAGGATCGTTTTTAAATCTTTTTTCAACAAGTTTATCAATATGTTTAATTACATTTTTTATATTTCTTAAATGCGATTTAACGTTTCTAAGCATTATTCTAACTCTGGGGGAAGAATTTTTTTGCGCTTGATTCAATAAGTAAGATTCTTTATTTTCATTCCATTCTTGTTCAGCTCTTAGCATGTTAATTTCTTTTTTGAATTTTTCTTCTTCAACTTGTCTGAAGTGATTTATGATTTTATCAAACTTGTTTGATTTAAGCCCTAAAAGAATTTCTTTTCTATTATTTATTTCTCTTTTTAAGTGCATTTTTTGTTCTTTTGAAAATTGTATATATTGAAAAATATTAACTTCATAAGTTGTTCTAATTTTTTTATTTATTTCATGTACGGATAATCTATTATCTAGTTTGTTGTTTGATAAAAACAACCTTTCTTCTCTTCTAAAACTTTTTTCAATTTGTTTAATTTGATTACTTGTTAGATAAAAAAATTTATTTTTATAATGATTAAAAATATTCATTGAATGTTTTTTTACAAGAAGTTCTTTTCTTAATTCTAAAAATTCAACTTCATCACTTTTAAAAAAAGACATCTTATGTTCAATTGTATTTATAGACTTTTTCATTTTATAAAGAATGAAGCTAGAAATTTTTTTAGATTGTGTTTTGAAAAACTTTTTATACTTTTCAAAAAAACTAATTTCATTTATGATATCTCTAATCTTTAAATCATTTTCAACTTTTAGAGCAGAAGTTTCATTAATCTTATTTAATGTGTTTAGTTGTTTTCTTTTATGTTTTATTTTAGCACTTAAAATTGTTGTACTATCTATTTGAGATGCCTTGCTACATTGCTTATACTTTTCATATATTTCATTATAAAATTCAAAAAATATCATTGAAATCTTCTTTGCTTGATTTGTTATGTTTTGATAACTTTTTATTATTCTTTTATTTATTTCTTCCTCGGTGATGGTGAATGAATTTTTTTCAATATCATTTTTTAATTGATTCAATGATTCTAAAATATTTTTATACTCTTCAGAAATAAATCAAGATTTTGAACCTAAAGTTTTTATAATATCAGCTTTAAACGATCTACTAAAATTATCATTAACATTTTTAAAATCACCTTTATTGAAAGTATGATTTTCAAAATTTTGCTTTATTGAGTTTCATATTTCAAAAAGAGGAATTTCACTTTTGGTTTCGGATAGAACTGCAACATCAAAAAAGGAAACTTTTTTAAAAACCTCTTCTCTTCCGAATGTAATGTTTAAATCATCTTGAATGAAATCTTTATTATATAGTGAAAAAGATGAATGATCATTCATGCTGAAATTTTTTCAAAAATGTTTGAAGAAAAAATCCATTGATTTATCATCAACTAAAATTCCTGTTGTTTGATTAGAATATAATTCCAACAAAGGTATGTTAATATTCTGAACTTCTTTTTTTGACTTTATTCTTTTATAAAAATTTTCAACACTAAATAATTTTTCACTTATACGCATATTATTATTATAGAAAATAAAAGTAAATATTATTTAAGAAGATTAAAAAAAGCAATATATAAATTGCTTAGTATGAAAGGTTTTCATTTTTATAAATTAATGAAGCAATTATGCTATATGAATAGTAAATTATCAACATATTAAATCAAATTTTAACAGGGCTGGTTGCCACATGCGTAAATATTCAAACAAATATATGCTCCGTGTTTCCGGTACCTAATGCATAAGTATCTGCAACAGATAAAAGAGGAACATTAATCATTTCTAAAAGGGCTGAGAAAATAATAATAGGAACAAGAATTAAATATCTACTTGGACTTAATTTAAATCTAGCAACAAAAACAAAGACTAACATAGTTAAGAAACCGGAGATCATAAAAGCCATAAGACCTCAACGATTTTTAATAATACTGCTATTGATATATTTTTGATCAACAACAAAACCGACAAGTATTACCAAGAATATTATTAAAGAAATAATTAATATAGCTGCTGATGTTAAGTTAATGTTTAATAATAAATGATATGAACCAGTTTCAATAAAGTTATTCTTCTTATTGTTAGTAACAATAATTAAATCAGCATATTTTTCAGCTTTTACAAGATCATTTTTATCTAAAGCTTTTTTATATTTTATAGATAAATTAAAAATCTTTGCCTCAAAAGCGTTAATTCTGTACTCTCCACCAAAATAAAATTTTAGGAATTTTAAGAAAAATCAACCTACTATACCTGATACCAATCCATTCATAGCAGTTGCAAGAGTATAAAGCGGATTATAAGCAGAAGGTGGTACAAATAACATAGATAATATATCACTTAAAAAACCCACAAAGAATCCTATTATTGGCCCAAAAATAAATCCGGTTATTTTTACAGGCAAACCTATAAAACTGATTTTTATTGTTGGAATTGATACAATAGGTAAAAGTTGATTTCCAATAATGGTAAAAACTACTGCTATCGCAATTAGAATAGCAACAAATACAATTTTTCTAATTGTTCATTTTGAGAAAATACTTCATGAACTAGTGTTTGGTAATGCAGGAGGTTTTCTTTTCATGTATTAAGTATATATATATTTTTAAATTATTTTTAAATTACTTGTGATATTTCTTATTTGATAAGATACTAAAAGCACGATAAATTTGCTCAGAAAATATCACTCTAAAAAGTTGGTGTGGAAATGTCATGTTGCTAACTTTTATTTTTTTAGTTGAATTAAATTCTTCTTCAATCACACCATCGCTTCCACCAATAATAAAAGTGATATTGTCCTCATTTAATAAACCAGAAAATTCAATACTGTCGTAATTTTTTCCTTGAAGTGAAAAAAGATAAACTGTTGAATTTTTTGGTATTTTTTCCAAAATCATTTCAGTCTCTTTTTGCTTTTTTAAATTTATATTTTCATCTTTACGTTCCTTTAATTCAATAGCATTAAATGATACATAAGAAGGAAGTTTATCTATGTATGTTTTATAAATATCACCGAACTTTTTTTCAAGTGAACCTACACAAATTAAATTAATTTTCATTTTTCCCTTTACCGTTCAAGTAGAAAATTAACATTTGTATATCAGCTGGATTTATGCCACTTATTCTTGAAGCTTGACCTATAGTAAGTGGTAATATTTTTTTTAATTTTATCTTAGCTTCAGTTGCAATATTAGGTACATTATCATAATCAATGTTTGTCGGAATTTTCAACGCTTCTAACTTAATCATTTTTGAAGCTGATTGTTGTTGTTTTTTAATATATCCATCAAGTCTAATGGCTACAACAAGTTCATTTTTAAATTCAAAATCACCCAAAAAATCATTAGCATCAACTTCTGGTCTTGCAATAACTTTTAGCATCGATACACCGTTTGTAATTCCGTATTTTAATGCTAATGGGTCCTTAGAAGATATAAAAACATTTTTTAATTCTTCTATTTTTTTATCTATTTTTTCATATTTATTTTTTATAAAATTGTATTCAGTTTCTGTT
Proteins encoded in this window:
- a CDS encoding MAG1360 family OppF-related protein: MRISEKLFSVENFYKRIKSKKEVQNINIPLLELYSNQTTGILVDDKSMDFFFKHFWKNFSMNDHSSFSLYNKDFIQDDLNITFGREEVFKKVSFFDVAVLSETKSEIPLFEIWNSIKQNFENHTFNKGDFKNVNDNFSRSFKADIIKTLGSKSWFISEEYKNILESLNQLKNDIEKNSFTITEEEINKRIIKSYQNITNQAKKISMIFFEFYNEIYEKYKQCSKASQIDSTTILSAKIKHKRKQLNTLNKINETSALKVENDLKIRDIINEISFFEKYKKFFKTQSKKISSFILYKMKKSINTIEHKMSFFKSDEVEFLELRKELLVKKHSMNIFNHYKNKFFYLTSNQIKQIEKSFRREERLFLSNNKLDNRLSVHEINKKIRTTYEVNIFQYIQFSKEQKMHLKREINNRKEILLGLKSNKFDKIINHFRQVEEEKFKKEINMLRAEQEWNENKESYLLNQAQKNSSPRVRIMLRNVKSHLRNIKNVIKHIDKLVEKRFKNDPKSNVYDSLYKIWELIEQLNNFSLANSFLKKLFRYSDSSNFNYKENFETEFIGVIRFIEAFHSVSLDFEDYLTQYIYLEPIKKIKLKLVKFVFLNPSVLIVQDDPNIKTTNERRDFLKILNSLSRQYNFNYLFISNDAQLLTKYFDYVYLLYENNLVESGLTKDLLKTALHPYTKYVLNKISHNIMKSQLLFSKPFLPWSHADTFYLPEDRHYIFSTMKEFQNWSEFNLRYANNLLNTEEINYQENLHVTQTNLNDLDYIKKNYVPQRRVKEVFIANANKQKFAKTQEIDCSLLTSDSLTMQILTTEIELGDGKKEKIKHDSNVY
- a CDS encoding ECF transporter S component codes for the protein MKRKPPALPNTSSWSIFSKWTIRKIVFVAILIAIAVVFTIIGNQLLPIVSIPTIKISFIGLPVKITGFIFGPIIGFFVGFLSDILSMLFVPPSAYNPLYTLATAMNGLVSGIVGWFFLKFLKFYFGGEYRINAFEAKIFNLSIKYKKALDKNDLVKAEKYADLIIVTNNKKNNFIETGSYHLLLNINLTSAAILIISLIIFLVILVGFVVDQKYINSSIIKNRWGLMAFMISGFLTMLVFVFVARFKLSPSRYLILVPIIIFSALLEMINVPLLSVADTYALGTGNTEHIFVWIFTHVATSPVKIWFNMLIIYYSYSIIASLIYKNENLSY
- a CDS encoding 23S rRNA (pseudouridine(1915)-N(3))-methyltransferase RlmH; amino-acid sequence: MKINLICVGSLEKKFGDIYKTYIDKLPSYVSFNAIELKERKDENINLKKQKETEMILEKIPKNSTVYLFSLQGKNYDSIEFSGLLNEDNITFIIGGSDGVIEEEFNSTKKIKVSNMTFPHQLFRVIFSEQIYRAFSILSNKKYHK